The Stigmatella erecta DNA window GCCGGCACCATCATCGGCGTGACCAGCTCCTCCGCCGTGGGCGTCGCCGTCAAGTAAGTCCCTGGAAGCCCCGGCTTCCAGCGCTGTGCAAGGCCCCCCTGGTGACAGTGGGGCCTTTTCTTTTGTCCCCTGCCCTCCCTGCCCCCCATGCGCCTTCTGCTCCCGTGCCTCCTGCTGCTCGCCCTGGCCCGCTGCTCCAAGCCGGCAGAGCCCTCCCCGGCGCTGCTCACGGAGGTGCGGCGGCGCCTGGCCGAGCGTGACGCGCGGCTGGGCAGCTACCGCCTGGAGGGGCAGACGCGGGAGGGAGAGGCCCCCCCGGTGGCCTATGCGTTCGCCTACCGGGCCCCCCAGCGGCTGCGAGCCTGGCTGGGTGCCCCGCTCTTGCGCACCTTCTCCTGGGATGGGGAGCGGCTCTTCGAGCAGAGCGACGCGGACAAGCACTTCACCACCTTCGCGATGGAGCTGTCCCCGGAGCGCCAGGCGGGGTTTCTCACCGAGGTGTTCTCCCCCCTGATGCCCGAGGGGCTCCGCGCCCCGCTGCTGCCCGGCACCCTGAGCGCGAAGCGCGTCTCGCACGCGCGCGCGCCCGAGGCGGTGGAGCTCTCCGCGGGGGTGGACGCCGCGGGCGCCCCGGGGCTGCGCGTCACCTACACGCTGCGCTGGCCCCACCTGGACTTCCTCTCCCGGAGCACCCAGCAGGCCGATGGCACCACGCTGGAGGTGCGCATGGAGCAGGAGCAGTGTGAGGCGGCGCTCCAGCTGTGCGTGCCCCAGCGCCTCACGCGCTGGGTGGCGGGCCAACAGGTGGGCGAGATGACCCTGTCGCGCATCGAACTCAACCCCGTGCTGCCCAAGGACACCTTCACCCTGGTCGCCCCCGAGGGCTACACGGTGCAATCCCGGACTCTGGTGAACTCCGAGGGAAAGTAGCCTCCCACCTTGTCATCGGGTGGAACCGTCCCCACCTTCCCGCCGGGGAGGTGCAGATGATGGTGGAGAACATCATCTTCGACGTGGATGGGACGTTGGTGGACTCGGTGGATGAACACGCCGAGGCGTGGCGGCGCGCGTTCCTGGAATTTGGCCGGGACGTGCCCTTTGCCCACGTGCGAAGCCAGATCGGCAAGGGCGCCGATCAGCTGCTGCCCGTCTTCTTCACGGACGAAGAGCTGGAGCGCTTCGGCAAGGACCTGGAGGAGTACCGCTCCAAGCTCTTCCTGAAGGATTTCCTGCCCAAGGTGCGGGCCTTCCCGAAGGTGCGGGAGCTCTTCGAGCGGCTGCGCGAGGGCGGGGTGCGCATCGCCCTGGCCTCCAGCGCCAAGGGCGACGAGCTGAAGCACTACGTGAAGCTGTGCCGCATCGACGGCTTGTTCGAGGCCGCCACGTCCAAGGACGACGCGGACAAGAGCAAGCCTCACCCGGACATCTTCGAGGCGGCGCTGGCGCAGCTGGGCCGTCCCGATGCCAGCATCACCGCGGTGGTGGGGGACACGCCCTATGACGCCATCGCCGCCGGCAAGCTGCGCCTGCCCACGGTGGGCGTGCTGTGCGGAGGCTTCGCCGCGAGGGACCTGGAGGCCGCGGGCTGCTGCGTGCTGATGAAGGACCCGGCGGAGCTGCTGGAGCGCTACGAGGCCTCGCCGCGCAACTGGCCCTGGGGCGAGGCGGGTCTCAACGCGGCGCCCGAGGACGACGAGCCCCGATGAGCGGGAGCCTCTCCCCGCGGCCCTTCGCGGCCCCGCTCAGGCGGGCAGCGGCGAGGGCTCGCGGGCGCGGGGCGCGGCGTGCCGCCGCAGAAACGCCAGGGCGAGCGCGTTGAAGCGCGAGGCCTGCTCGATGTGACAGACATGCCCACACTCGGGCAGAACGACGAGGCTCGCCCGCGCCTCGTTCTCCACGAAGCGGCGCGTGGCGGGCAGGAACATGTGGTCCTCCCCCCCGGAGATGTAGAGCTTGGGGAGGGTGTTCGGGCGCTGGGCCAGCTGCCGGTACGGCCTGTCCATGTCATGAACCACGGAGACCCAGGCGCGGTAATCGGCGGGCCGCAGCGCGCGCGCCGCCCGGATGAACATCGCCCGGGACGTGCGGTGGTTGCGGCGCGGCAGCAGGATGTACGCGAACAGGATGTAGGCCGCCCGGGAGGGCACGAGGTGAACCAGGGGAGCGGCCTGGGATGTCTTCACCAGCCACTCGCCCCAGGGAAGGAACCGGCACGTGGCCCCCGCGAGCACCATGGACTGGATGCGGCCGGGCGCCAGGAGCGCCACCGCCTGCATCACCAGGGTGCCCAGCGAGAC harbors:
- a CDS encoding HAD family hydrolase; translated protein: MVENIIFDVDGTLVDSVDEHAEAWRRAFLEFGRDVPFAHVRSQIGKGADQLLPVFFTDEELERFGKDLEEYRSKLFLKDFLPKVRAFPKVRELFERLREGGVRIALASSAKGDELKHYVKLCRIDGLFEAATSKDDADKSKPHPDIFEAALAQLGRPDASITAVVGDTPYDAIAAGKLRLPTVGVLCGGFAARDLEAAGCCVLMKDPAELLERYEASPRNWPWGEAGLNAAPEDDEPR